Proteins from one Portunus trituberculatus isolate SZX2019 chromosome 38, ASM1759143v1, whole genome shotgun sequence genomic window:
- the LOC123515120 gene encoding uncharacterized protein LOC123515120, translating to MIRHVLAVVLLVAAAERQDSVIHDEMPRDVEGKIRVVAGQAQVMMQIESHPRGRPFVVKAASDAVQAVLITHGFHQGQHLFPFLNRPMQPEILLPSPHLPASCGPVIVSLEHDTFRGRAYHFSWCHHAGQLYTHQQSAAYCHTLAQHQPLQFEVLSLEDPEEQHFVSQILETHQIASVWTKDYSSSAPYNLDFYIDKSSSSQPGEDCLALEAGLLSRHSSALHENNCLLPKTVICEANQLM from the exons ATGATACGGCACGTCTTAGCGGTAGTGTTGCTGGTGGCTGCGGCAGAAAGGCAAGACAGCGTCATTCATGATGAGATGCCGCGGGACGTCGAGGGGAAGATAAGAGTAGTGGCTGGACAGGCACAGGTGATGATGCAGATTGAATCTCATCCTCGAGGGAGGCCCTTTGTAGTAAAGGCTGCCTCTGATGCTGTCCAGGCTGTGCTCATCACTCATGGATTTCACCAGGGACAGCATCTGTTCCCGTTCCTGAATCGGCCTATGCAGCCGGAAATTTTGTTACCAAGTCCTCATCTGCCAGCCTCCTGCGGCCCCGTCATTGTTTCACTG GAGCACGACACATTTCGTGGCCGAGCCTACCACTTCTCCTGGTGTCACCACGCGGGCCAGCTGTACACacaccagcagtcggccgcttACTGCCACACCCTCGCCCAACACCAGCCATTGCAATTTGAGGTGCTAAGCCTTGAGGATCCGGAAGAACAACATTTCGTCTCCCAAATACTTGAAACCC ATCAAATAGCATCCGTGTGGACCAAAGACTACAGCAGTTCTGCACCTTACAACTTAGACTTTTACATTGACAA ATCGAGTAGCTCTCAGCCTGGTGAGGACTGCTTGGCGCTGGAGGCTGGCCTGTTATCTCGCCACAGCTCTGCCCTGCACGAAAATAATTGTTTATTGCCTAAGACTGTCATCTGTGAGGCAAATCAATTGATGTAA
- the LOC123515118 gene encoding uncharacterized protein LOC123515118 isoform X3, whose product MGVGGAPSWSCCGKGRSMEGKEVKVQMSLTRMPVDDNTKLYSKPPMENPEDERRRRNAIIAWKNRVWKKRQYEELQIMVNTLEETKKKLNDANHRMEEDLRAQRQKLDLENSIVTQLKADKSSLETLIQNQQENLAFIREHLMLINRCSEEDSPVRKFLTALLNTMNSSSPISFTPTLLPVASLSHHSSDIPTVPPPTTSPPCSTYPRLTTSSLHVSMLPKEASLMPSLVPIPKSTVASQHFPRNRVGSPPHEV is encoded by the exons GAAGGAGTATGGAAGGTAAAGAAGTAAAGGTGCAAATGTCCCTCACGCGCATGCCTGTGGATGATAACACGAAGCTCTATTCGAAGCCACCCATGGAAAACCccgaggatgaaaggaggaggagaaatgcaaTTATTGCCTGGAAGAACCGCGTCTGGAAGAAAAG ACAATATGAGGAACTGCAGATAATGGTGAACACTCTGGAGGAGACCAAAAAGAAACTCAATGACGCTAACCATCGAATGGAGGAGGACCTCAGGGCACAGCGCCAGAAACTGGATCTGGAAAACAGCATTGTGACACAGCTAAAGGCAGACAAGAGTTCCTTGGAGACTTTGATCCAGAATCAGCAGGAAAACCTTGCTTTCATCCGGGAACACTTGATGCTCATCAACAGGTGCAGCGAAGAGGACAGCCCGGTTCGAAAGTTCCTCACAGCATTACTGAACACAATGAATTCCTCCTCACCAATATCCTTCACCCCCACACTACTCCCTGTTGCCTCGCTATCCCATCACTCCTCAGACATACCAACAGTCCCTCCACCCACCACATCCCCTCCCTGCTCAACCTACCCTCGTCTCACCACGTCATCCCTCCACGTCAGTATGCTGCCTAAGGAAGCTTCCCTGATGCCGTCCCTAGTTCCTATTCCTAAATCAACTGTTGCCTCACAACATTTCCCGCGAAACCGTGTCGGTTCTCCACCACATGAAGTCTAA
- the LOC123515118 gene encoding uncharacterized protein LOC123515118 isoform X4, producing MGRSMEGKEVKVQMSLTRMPVDDNTKLYSKPPMENPEDERRRRNAIIAWKNRVWKKRQYEELQIMVNTLEETKKKLNDANHRMEEDLRAQRQKLDLENSIVTQLKADKSSLETLIQNQQENLAFIREHLMLINRCSEEDSPVRKFLTALLNTMNSSSPISFTPTLLPVASLSHHSSDIPTVPPPTTSPPCSTYPRLTTSSLHVSMLPKEASLMPSLVPIPKSTVASQHFPRNRVGSPPHEV from the exons ATGG GAAGGAGTATGGAAGGTAAAGAAGTAAAGGTGCAAATGTCCCTCACGCGCATGCCTGTGGATGATAACACGAAGCTCTATTCGAAGCCACCCATGGAAAACCccgaggatgaaaggaggaggagaaatgcaaTTATTGCCTGGAAGAACCGCGTCTGGAAGAAAAG ACAATATGAGGAACTGCAGATAATGGTGAACACTCTGGAGGAGACCAAAAAGAAACTCAATGACGCTAACCATCGAATGGAGGAGGACCTCAGGGCACAGCGCCAGAAACTGGATCTGGAAAACAGCATTGTGACACAGCTAAAGGCAGACAAGAGTTCCTTGGAGACTTTGATCCAGAATCAGCAGGAAAACCTTGCTTTCATCCGGGAACACTTGATGCTCATCAACAGGTGCAGCGAAGAGGACAGCCCGGTTCGAAAGTTCCTCACAGCATTACTGAACACAATGAATTCCTCCTCACCAATATCCTTCACCCCCACACTACTCCCTGTTGCCTCGCTATCCCATCACTCCTCAGACATACCAACAGTCCCTCCACCCACCACATCCCCTCCCTGCTCAACCTACCCTCGTCTCACCACGTCATCCCTCCACGTCAGTATGCTGCCTAAGGAAGCTTCCCTGATGCCGTCCCTAGTTCCTATTCCTAAATCAACTGTTGCCTCACAACATTTCCCGCGAAACCGTGTCGGTTCTCCACCACATGAAGTCTAA
- the LOC123514907 gene encoding glucose dehydrogenase [FAD, quinone]-like has protein sequence MTLDLTLLRNAGVSLATVATWPLLNFLVTVVFPIVPLLDYRPPAHLHAQYDFIVVGGGSAGSVMAARLSEIPTWRVLLVETGPPPPPESFIPGMFGVHAFKGHPNMREYMTVPQRNALLYIANQEAVLLQGRVLGGGSTVNGLLYSRGNRRDYDSWEALGNPGWDYASVLPYFIKSEDYIGSPPPETASFHGRGGPLGVTQYPPTTLSQYFVKAGEQLGYPLVDPIGFEQLGFPANATFTIREGMRSSTAEAFLRPAYERPNLHVLHSATVTQVLFDNARRATGVMLEYNGERVSVGARREVVLSAGALVSPHLLLLSGVGPRQHLKQHKVKVVRDLPGVGQNLHDHVALTGLSWTFPRLSRPPLPFDFDDIKAALFTLQLVYTNGSIPVLESGHMQLKFHTLLILCTRQPAKRVSKISYLCFDCRCFSTSREHPQCVCQGQSFRRPALAGHPASFRQHHPCQRYCLGFFLLQLRRHQILGRKGLTVMPILLRPKSRGVLRLRSNDPREAPLVDIGYLQHPDDVATLVDGIKVVMTMNNTSAFAHDLGVKFFDKPLPECSGFPYGSDAYWACYVRHFATTMYHYSGTCKMGPSSDPLSVVDNQLRVRGVSGLRVVDASVMPFVTSGNCNAPIIMIAERASDMIKQEWA, from the exons ATGACCTTGGACTTGACATTGCTGCGGAACGCTGGTGTCAGTCTCGCGACGGTGGCAACATGGCCTCTGCTGAATTTTTTGGTAACGGTCGTCTTTCCCATCGTCCCGCTCCTCGACTATCGGCCACCTGCCCATCTCCACGCCCAGTATGACTTCATTGTGG TGGGCGGCGGGTCAGCCGGCAGCGTGATGGCGGCGCGGCTCTCAGAGATACCGACGTGGCGGGTGCTACTGGTGGAGACCggaccgccgcctcctcctgaATCCTTCATTCCCGGCATGTTTGGTGTGCACGCCTTTAAAGGACATCCGAACATGCGCGAGTATATGACTGTCCCACAGCGCAACGCACTCCTCTATATCGCTAATCAG GAGGCAGTGCTGCTGCAGGGGAGAGTGCTGGGCGGGGGCTCCACAGTGAATGGATTACTGTACAGTCGCGGCAACAGGAGAGACTACGACTCCTGGGAGGCTCTTGGAAACCCTGGCTGGGACTACGCCTCTGTCCTGCCCTACTTCATCAAATCTGAGGATTACAtcggctctcctcctcctgagacAG CATCGTTCCATGGCCGCGGCGGACCTCTTGGGGTGACACAGTATCCGCCCACTACCCTCTCGCAGTACTTCGTGAAGGCCGGGGAACAACTCGGCTACCCTCTCGTTGATCCCATTGGCTTTGAACAATTAG GATTTCCAGCGAATGCCACGTTCACCATCCGAGAAGGGATGAGGAGCTCCACGGCGGAGGCCTTCCTGCGGCCTGCTTACGAGCGCCCCAACCTGCACGTGCTGCACTCAGCCACTGTGACGCAG GTTCTGTTCGACAACGCGAGACGGGCAACTGGTGTGATGCTTGAGTACAATGGAGAG AGGGTAAGCGTGGGGGCGCGTCGAGAGGTAGTGCTGTCGGCGGGGGCTTTGGTCTCACCTCACCTGTTGCTGCTGTCAGGTGTCGGGCCACGCCAGCACTTGAAGCAACACAAG gtgaaggtggtgagggATCTGCCTGGCGTTGGACAAAACCTGCACGACCACGTGGCTCTCACCGGCCTCAGCTGGACCTTTCCGCGACTCTCCAGGCCACCTCTGCCTTTTGACTTCGACGACATCAAAGCAGCGCTGTTCACACTTCAGCTGGTGTACACTAATGGTTCAATTCCTGTCCTCG AATCGGGACACATGCAGCTCAAATTCCACACACTCCTGATACTCTGCACAAGGCAACCTGCAAAACGTGTGAGTAAAATAAGTTATCTATGTTTTGACTGCAGGTGCTTTAGCACGTCCCGGGAACATCCACAATGCGTTTGTCAAGGCCAGTCCTTTCGGAGACCCGCTCTGGCCGGACATCCAGCTTCTTTTCGTCAGCACCACCCTTGCCAGCGATATTGTCTTGGCTTCTTCCTTCTACAACTTCGACGCCATC AAATTCTTGGACGCAAAGGCTTGACAGTCATGCCCATCTTGCTGCGTCCCAAGAGCCGAGGTGTCCTTAGACTCCGCTCCAACGACCCACGAGAGGCTCCCCTGGTGGACATCGGCTACCTACAGCACCCTGACGACGTGGCCACGCTGGTGGACG gaatcAAGGTAGTGATGACCATGAATAACACCTCCGCCTTCGCTCACGATCTGGGGGTCAAGTTTTTCGAcaag CCGCTGCCGGAGTGTAGTGGGTTCCCTTACGGTAGCGACGCCTACTGGGCCTGTTACGTGCGTCACTTCGCCACCACCATGTACCACTACTCCGGCACCTGCAAGATGGGGCCTAGCTCAGACCCTCTCTCCGTCGTGGATAACCAGCTCAG gGTACGCGGCGTGTCTGGGCTGCGGGTGGTGGACGCCTCTGTCATGCCCTTCGTCACATCAGGCAACTGCAACGCGCCTATCATCATGATCGCGGAGAGGGCGTCTGACATGATCAAACAGGAGTgggcgtga